Proteins from a single region of Artemia franciscana chromosome 2, ASM3288406v1, whole genome shotgun sequence:
- the LOC136036182 gene encoding uncharacterized protein LOC136036182, protein MFPFDKKFGKIEYETGEHKTIQSTLRKKLAPDLISQRQGPGGTKLAYVEAWRLIQLANEVFGFNGWSHSVTSQTIDFVDLSDGKYYVGVSATVRVELKDGVYHEDVGYGVCEGMKSKALSLEKARKEAATDGLKRALKMFGNAMGNCLNDRNYLRWVSKKMMPQRDTEPTNIMAEVSEDVHEARYSSIDKRFEFQAKLSSLESFLPYNFVSNCSGLLNDECDKPKPVNPEMTNITIKKELNGLQEKVKNGSMLRPSFSESTISGMNSRASTSRRSDSLAVPPVVTSTVPPVVASNSKESKSCEKFTEPEKECNLNSKGSASMSEEDRIKLERKRKQQEQREKFLERLKKPKTDSGNNDKVLEPEDETNEWMRMLSDDIGLDLSDDPFRPDPIDLEEDREAVIIKQEPKFVGRKSK, encoded by the exons ATTGAATATGAGACGGGTGAGCACAAGACCATTCAGTCTACTCTTAGAAAGAAACTTGCACCAGATCTGATCAGTCAACGTCAGGGTCCCGGTGGAACCAAATTGGCTTATGTTGAGGCATGGAGGCTAATTCAGTTGGCTAATGAAGTCTTTGGTTTTAATGGATGGAGTCACAGCGTCACGTCACAAACAATTG ATTTTGTTGATCTCTCGGATGGTAAATACTATGTTGGTGTTAGTGCTACTGTCCGGGTAGAATTGAAGGATGGTGTGTACCATGAAGATGTAGGCTATGGTGTTTGTGAAGGAATGAAATCCAAAGCCTTGTCTCTTGAGAAAGCAAGAAAG GAAGCGGCTACAGATGGATTAAAGCGTGCCCTGAAAATGTTTGGCAATGCTATGGGAAACTGCCTTAACGATAGAAACTATTTACGATGGGTTTCAAAGAAAATGATGCCGCAAAGAGATACAGAACCTACTAACATTATGGCCGAAGTTTCAGAGGACGTCCATGAAGCTAGATATTCAAGTATTGATAAAAGATTCGAGTTTCAAGCCAAACTTTCAAGCTTAGAAAGCTTCCTCCcttataattttgtttccaATTGCAGTGGACTCTTAAATGATGAATGTGATAAACCGAAGCCAGTGAATCCTGAAATGACAAAtattaccataaaaaaagaactgaacGGTTTAcaggaaaaagtgaaaaatgggTCTATGCTGCGGCCAAGTTTTTCAGAATCCACCATATCTGGAATGAACAGCAGAGCTTCAACGAGTCGAAGAAGTGATTCTCTTGCTGTCCCGCCTGTAGTGACATCTACTGTCCCGCCTGTTGTGGCATCTAATTCTAAAGAATCAAAGTCTTGTGAAAAATTTACTGAACCTGAAAAGGAATGTAATTTGAATTCCAAAGGGAGCGCTAGTATGAGTGAAGAAGATCGTATTAAACTTGAGAGGAAACGGAAGCAACAAGAACAAAGAGAAAAGTTTTTGGAGAgactaaaaaaacctaaaactgACAGTGGAAATAATGATAAAGTCCTTGAACCTGAAg ACGAAACGAATGAGTGGATGCGAATGCTTTCCGATGACATTGGGCTTGATTTGAGTGACGATCCTTTCCGGCCAGATCCTATTGATCTTGAAGAAGATAGGGAAGCTGTCATTATTAAGCAAGAGCCTAAATTCGTCGGAAGGAAGTCTAAATAA